The Legionella cincinnatiensis genome includes a region encoding these proteins:
- a CDS encoding ankyrin repeat domain-containing protein has product MYSSSLLKLLNEVDSSYDVLEKLKEANFAVTDSTDEGDSVLHILAKSKHAQTRYFFDYLQKLVNAGADISAIDNQNKGFLSYYLEHGVRYDEHETFNLLLKKEGFDINQIITSDKTFFEFVYDSHDWNSRSSMEMFIKHKKFNPNLKTSKHNSILLHLISENVFAHKEHMQAVANHPQTNPNIKNNNGQTVLDLILSDTTYKNMALVTALINHEQCDIDLLDKDGNNYLQLAIISCEYQAEEIAKLLINKAIDVDHKNNEGKSAFDLILENRAGRSDYANNALLIQILKLHPASLLEKYKDGKSILNELLKSEDYTLKSAFPTLLSLCKDQKEGEETIKRTVAEFFNDFRQGLVSEETIIALTQALIDAQVNIDVEYCFAQCAIYNSHGYTNTVLNNNFKMLKPQLDLKAVISHIKNLTLDNSDERLRALSYLNEFSFSPNNLDEGTLALEDECLHAKSRQNVKKASKMFGHLFSLSGSIPTDNHLIKLTGSSPQDTAPFMVYLMNAYVSYCEKNNKNTEYLDTIREVRNMAVKAMRLYFMSHSYYQSTNTSKEKMLLSMIEDSKNAGVEIITGWPEHTIDLVMKQNDLYRNNGGGCSTDATIEHYKISKPENITKDMFSTLYKDEWESNKAYIQRDLHGLLGLVFIDSIPGDFQTVGNCSLYSLLLALKTKYQLFLPANIAEQLHADTIKFFEQFYLEEYLALHANNPTVPHLLMRLIIQKLMPEGQLELVKRLLAEHFNTEANQEIMQTEFMLKRWKLIAYGKSTEQFDKQLQTLGVHLEPTNERLEILQRFLNDQVTTNDLDELKSWPLLKQTFQGYHLLHFAVMNNNLALASSLVQMFPNAVNQTNWYGEEPLCLVSSVEMIDVLINAGASVTRTDSDHALDYAIRANRVDLVSSLLKHGAKPSEYSAYYAASKDPKILQSLMEHYPETVIKPTHDYSTSIHAAARSGNDENIRTLVYYGGANPDTSNVNGITPLQLALKNGHKNTAKLLIDYPGTLFKGPHRGESIIKMTQDEDIQKTIELKEQERKADLEYFQTTFKNSNPGIIKENIDYLIVAIRLNDIRAIRGCLLAYPNIKVVDTSDHYCTTPIGDAIRRLAGQKGEEYNQAFKIIEMLLKTPAIDINAIQASSEPILFWATSIGDVAVLELFLADRKLDPNKQDNVGYTALHDAVERGHLDCVKRLLADDRVDSTIVNHKNQTAAELDSFRYNSKKCIDEVVKHQQCLKQGNMSRVGLYC; this is encoded by the coding sequence ATGTACAGCTCCAGTCTTCTAAAGCTTCTCAATGAGGTAGATAGTTCATATGACGTATTAGAAAAGCTTAAAGAAGCAAATTTTGCAGTCACTGATAGTACCGATGAGGGCGATTCTGTTTTACACATTTTAGCTAAGTCTAAGCATGCACAAACTCGATATTTTTTTGACTATCTCCAGAAGTTAGTAAATGCTGGAGCGGATATAAGTGCAATCGATAATCAGAATAAGGGCTTCCTGAGTTACTATTTAGAGCATGGGGTACGATACGATGAACATGAAACCTTTAATCTCTTGCTTAAAAAAGAAGGTTTTGACATCAATCAAATAATTACAAGTGACAAAACATTTTTCGAATTTGTCTACGATTCTCATGATTGGAACTCTCGTAGCTCCATGGAAATGTTTATAAAGCACAAAAAATTCAATCCTAATCTTAAAACCTCTAAACATAATTCTATATTGCTACATCTTATTTCTGAGAATGTCTTTGCTCATAAAGAGCACATGCAAGCGGTGGCTAACCATCCACAAACGAATCCAAACATTAAAAATAATAATGGACAGACAGTATTGGATTTGATTTTAAGTGATACGACATATAAGAATATGGCATTAGTTACTGCTTTAATCAATCATGAACAATGTGATATTGATCTCTTAGATAAAGATGGAAATAACTATCTGCAATTGGCAATTATTTCTTGCGAATATCAAGCAGAAGAGATCGCAAAACTACTTATTAACAAGGCTATTGATGTTGACCATAAAAATAATGAAGGTAAATCCGCATTTGATTTAATCCTTGAGAATAGAGCGGGTAGATCAGATTATGCAAATAATGCATTATTAATACAGATCCTTAAACTTCATCCAGCATCGCTTCTTGAGAAATATAAAGATGGTAAGTCTATATTAAATGAACTCCTCAAAAGCGAAGATTATACTCTTAAATCTGCATTTCCTACACTCCTTAGTCTATGTAAAGATCAAAAAGAGGGGGAGGAAACTATTAAAAGGACCGTAGCAGAATTCTTTAATGATTTTCGTCAAGGTTTGGTATCTGAGGAGACAATAATTGCTTTAACCCAAGCGCTTATTGATGCTCAAGTTAATATCGATGTCGAATATTGCTTTGCTCAGTGTGCGATTTATAACTCACATGGATATACAAACACCGTACTTAACAACAATTTCAAAATGCTCAAACCTCAGCTTGATTTGAAAGCAGTGATTAGCCATATAAAAAATTTGACCCTAGACAACAGTGATGAACGTTTACGCGCCTTATCTTATTTAAATGAATTTAGTTTTTCTCCAAATAATTTAGATGAAGGGACACTTGCATTAGAAGATGAATGTCTCCACGCTAAATCAAGACAAAATGTGAAGAAAGCAAGTAAAATGTTCGGCCATTTATTTTCATTAAGTGGTTCAATACCTACAGATAACCACCTCATCAAACTCACAGGAAGTTCTCCTCAGGATACCGCGCCATTTATGGTATATTTAATGAATGCATACGTTTCTTATTGCGAAAAAAATAATAAGAATACAGAGTACCTAGACACTATTCGAGAGGTAAGAAACATGGCAGTAAAAGCCATGCGTCTTTATTTTATGTCCCACTCGTATTACCAATCTACAAATACCTCTAAAGAAAAAATGTTGCTCTCTATGATAGAAGACAGTAAAAATGCGGGTGTCGAAATCATTACGGGTTGGCCTGAACATACGATAGATCTTGTTATGAAACAGAATGATCTGTACCGCAATAATGGTGGTGGGTGCAGTACTGATGCCACGATAGAACATTACAAAATATCTAAACCCGAGAATATAACCAAAGATATGTTTTCTACCCTCTATAAAGATGAGTGGGAGTCAAATAAAGCATATATTCAACGAGATTTGCACGGTCTTCTAGGATTAGTATTTATTGATAGTATTCCGGGTGATTTTCAAACTGTAGGCAATTGCAGTCTTTACAGTCTGTTACTCGCTTTAAAAACTAAATATCAGCTTTTTTTACCCGCAAACATAGCCGAGCAATTACATGCTGATACTATAAAATTTTTTGAACAGTTTTATTTGGAAGAATATCTTGCTCTTCATGCGAATAATCCAACTGTACCGCATCTGCTCATGCGATTAATTATTCAGAAACTAATGCCAGAGGGACAACTTGAGTTAGTAAAACGATTGCTCGCTGAGCATTTTAATACTGAAGCGAATCAGGAAATAATGCAAACTGAATTTATGTTGAAACGGTGGAAGTTAATTGCTTATGGAAAATCTACAGAACAATTTGACAAACAACTACAAACTTTAGGTGTGCATCTAGAACCCACGAATGAGCGCCTAGAAATTTTGCAACGCTTCCTTAATGATCAAGTAACCACTAATGATTTAGATGAGTTAAAATCCTGGCCTTTATTGAAGCAAACTTTTCAAGGTTATCATTTATTACATTTTGCGGTGATGAATAACAACTTAGCTCTGGCTTCATCACTTGTACAGATGTTTCCTAATGCTGTTAATCAAACTAATTGGTATGGTGAGGAACCATTATGTTTGGTGAGCTCTGTTGAAATGATTGATGTATTAATCAATGCAGGTGCCAGTGTTACTAGGACAGATAGTGATCATGCACTAGATTATGCAATCCGAGCAAACAGAGTAGATTTGGTAAGCTCTTTACTCAAACATGGAGCCAAACCCAGTGAGTACAGTGCTTATTATGCTGCTTCTAAGGATCCCAAAATTTTACAATCTTTAATGGAGCATTATCCAGAAACAGTGATAAAACCTACTCATGATTACAGTACTAGTATTCATGCTGCAGCCAGATCGGGAAACGATGAAAATATTCGTACATTAGTCTATTATGGCGGCGCTAATCCAGATACCAGTAACGTAAATGGTATTACGCCTTTACAACTAGCACTGAAAAATGGACATAAAAATACGGCTAAACTATTGATTGACTATCCAGGCACCTTATTTAAAGGCCCTCATCGAGGAGAGTCCATAATTAAGATGACCCAAGATGAGGATATTCAAAAGACGATTGAACTTAAAGAGCAAGAAAGAAAAGCAGATCTTGAGTATTTTCAGACAACGTTTAAAAATAGCAACCCGGGTATTATCAAAGAAAATATAGATTATCTCATTGTTGCTATCCGTCTTAATGACATACGAGCTATTCGCGGATGTTTACTTGCTTATCCTAATATTAAAGTAGTTGATACGAGTGATCATTATTGTACTACTCCTATAGGAGATGCGATACGTAGATTGGCAGGCCAAAAAGGAGAAGAGTATAACCAGGCGTTTAAAATAATAGAAATGCTTCTTAAAACCCCTGCAATTGATATCAATGCGATACAAGCAAGTTCAGAACCTATTTTATTCTGGGCTACATCCATTGGTGATGTTGCTGTTCTTGAATTATTCCTTGCAGATCGCAAACTGGATCCTAATAAACAGGATAATGTGGGATATACAGCTTTGCATGATGCAGTGGAACGTGGTCACCTAGACTGCGTTAAACGATTACTCGCAGATGATCGTGTTGATAGCACTATTGTTAATCACAAAAATCAAACAGCAGCAGAGCTTGATAGTTTTAGATACAATTCAAAAAAATGCATCGACGAAGTCGTAAAACATCAGCAATGTTTAAAACAAGGTAATATGAGTCGGGTAGGGCTCTATTGTTGA
- a CDS encoding MFS transporter: protein MKVHYNYLFQKNAFTFIMLLGLVSLFADMTYEGARSITGPYLALLGANAAIVGFVSGLGELLGYVVRMVSGYLADRTGKYWTITIVGYICNLLAVPLLALAGYWWIAAVLMITERVGKAMRVPSRDAMLSHAGNQIGMGWAFGLHEALDQTGAMIGPLIVAVALYFKEGYSFSFAILLVPALFALTILLCARWLYPRPQDLEIERDNLKTSGMNQSFWFYLAGAALIAAGYADFPLIAYHFQKTALLSPIWIPVSYSIAMGANTLSAPLLGYLYDRKGFIILMGVTLVSCLFAPLVFLGDFNFALLGVILWSIGVGAHESLMRAIVAHMIPKEKRGSAYGVFNTGFGIFWFLGSVSMGILYDTSILAVVVFSVGIQLLALPLLWMVMKKIN, encoded by the coding sequence ATGAAAGTCCACTATAATTACTTGTTTCAAAAAAATGCATTCACTTTCATTATGCTTTTAGGTCTTGTTAGTTTGTTTGCCGATATGACGTATGAAGGTGCACGAAGTATCACTGGACCTTATTTGGCTTTATTAGGGGCCAATGCGGCGATTGTAGGTTTTGTATCAGGATTGGGCGAGTTATTAGGCTATGTAGTACGCATGGTTTCAGGATATTTAGCAGATCGCACCGGTAAATACTGGACCATTACGATTGTGGGTTATATCTGTAATTTATTGGCTGTTCCTTTGTTAGCTCTTGCAGGCTATTGGTGGATTGCTGCGGTTTTGATGATTACAGAGCGTGTGGGTAAAGCCATGCGTGTGCCTTCACGAGATGCAATGCTCTCTCATGCTGGAAATCAAATCGGTATGGGCTGGGCATTTGGTCTTCATGAGGCATTAGATCAAACTGGGGCTATGATTGGTCCTTTGATTGTTGCTGTGGCGCTTTATTTTAAAGAAGGATATTCATTTAGTTTTGCAATCTTATTGGTTCCTGCACTCTTTGCTTTAACTATATTACTTTGTGCGCGATGGCTTTATCCACGGCCACAAGATTTAGAAATAGAGCGTGATAATTTAAAAACGTCCGGAATGAATCAGTCTTTTTGGTTTTATTTAGCAGGTGCAGCATTGATTGCAGCAGGTTATGCTGATTTTCCCTTAATTGCCTATCATTTCCAAAAAACAGCACTTTTATCACCCATCTGGATTCCTGTGTCTTATTCGATTGCCATGGGTGCTAATACCTTGAGTGCCCCATTATTAGGCTATTTGTACGATCGCAAAGGTTTTATTATTTTAATGGGTGTCACTTTAGTTTCTTGTCTCTTTGCGCCTTTAGTGTTTTTGGGCGATTTCAATTTTGCGTTACTCGGTGTTATCTTATGGAGTATTGGGGTTGGCGCTCATGAATCATTGATGCGTGCTATTGTAGCCCACATGATTCCAAAAGAAAAAAGAGGCTCTGCTTATGGAGTTTTTAATACTGGATTTGGTATTTTTTGGTTTTTAGGAAGTGTGTCCATGGGGATTCTTTATGATACATCGATTTTGGCAGTAGTTGTTTTTTCAGTAGGAATTCAGCTCTTGGCCCTTCCGTTGTTATGGATGGTCATGAAGAAAATAAACTAA